In one Aeromicrobium wangtongii genomic region, the following are encoded:
- a CDS encoding metallophosphoesterase family protein, translating into MLRVAIVSDTHGPRFWKAMPPAVAEQLDGVDLILHAGDVCVPSVLDELAAYAPVHVVLGNNDGPDVAAWGAPETLRLELDGLQVAMIHDSGQKQGRAARMRRQFPEADLVVFGHSHIPWDTQEGGQRLFNPGSPTDKRRQPRGTMGHLVIDAGRIRSLDLVPTTA; encoded by the coding sequence GTGCTGCGCGTCGCGATCGTCTCCGACACCCACGGGCCGCGGTTCTGGAAGGCCATGCCCCCCGCCGTCGCCGAGCAGCTGGACGGCGTCGACCTGATCCTGCACGCCGGCGACGTGTGCGTCCCGTCGGTGCTGGACGAGCTCGCGGCGTACGCTCCCGTCCACGTCGTGCTCGGCAACAACGACGGTCCCGATGTCGCCGCCTGGGGCGCTCCCGAGACCCTGCGGCTGGAGCTGGACGGGCTGCAGGTCGCGATGATCCACGACTCGGGCCAGAAACAGGGACGGGCGGCGCGGATGCGGCGCCAGTTCCCCGAGGCCGACCTGGTCGTGTTCGGCCACTCCCACATCCCCTGGGACACCCAGGAGGGCGGTCAGCGCCTGTTCAACCCCGGCTCGCCGACCGACAAGCGCCGCCAGCCCCGCGGCACGATGGGCCACCTGGTCATCGACGCGGGGCGCATCCGGTCCCTCGACCTCGTCCCCACCACGGCCTAG
- a CDS encoding AMP-binding protein produces the protein MTAGLRPVSGAPREVFELVQAWVRDGGEPVVIRTSGSTGEPKDVILSHAAVIASARASLERLGGPGGWLLAMPVTGVGGLQVLVRSALAGLAPVFAAEHDTLGEAIAAVPGDRRYASLVPTQVHRLVEAGQSDVLRSLDALLVGGAAMPPELLDALTDVPVVRTYGMSETSGGCVYDGVPLDGVEIRLDDAGQVLIRGPVLFDGYADPEATARVLRDGWFATADLGEIDADGRLHVTGRSDDVVISGGVNIPLPAVTRAVRALEGVREAIALGVPDDEWGTRVVAYVVPDDAVCLDGLRLEGVRDGVEQLGLPRTWAPREIVLLDGLPLLPGGKIDRQALQRRARGGA, from the coding sequence GTGACCGCTGGTCTTCGTCCGGTCTCGGGGGCCCCGCGGGAGGTCTTCGAGCTCGTGCAGGCCTGGGTGCGTGACGGCGGGGAGCCCGTCGTCATCCGGACGTCCGGCAGCACGGGCGAGCCCAAGGACGTAATCCTGTCGCATGCGGCCGTCATCGCGTCGGCGCGCGCGAGCCTCGAGCGGCTGGGAGGCCCGGGCGGTTGGCTCCTGGCGATGCCGGTCACCGGTGTCGGTGGCCTCCAGGTGCTGGTGCGGTCGGCCCTGGCCGGCCTCGCGCCGGTCTTCGCCGCCGAGCACGACACCCTGGGCGAGGCGATCGCCGCGGTACCGGGCGATCGGCGGTACGCCTCGCTCGTCCCGACCCAGGTGCACCGGCTCGTGGAGGCCGGGCAGTCCGACGTCCTGCGCTCCCTGGACGCCCTGCTCGTCGGCGGGGCCGCGATGCCGCCGGAGCTGCTGGACGCGCTGACGGACGTCCCGGTCGTGCGGACCTACGGCATGAGCGAGACGAGCGGCGGATGCGTGTACGACGGCGTGCCGCTGGACGGCGTCGAGATCCGCCTCGACGACGCGGGGCAGGTGCTGATCCGTGGTCCGGTGCTGTTCGACGGGTACGCCGATCCCGAGGCGACCGCCAGGGTGCTGCGCGACGGCTGGTTCGCGACGGCCGATCTGGGCGAGATCGACGCGGACGGACGCCTGCACGTGACCGGACGCTCCGACGACGTGGTCATCAGCGGCGGCGTCAACATCCCGCTGCCGGCTGTGACCCGTGCCGTGCGTGCCCTCGAGGGGGTCCGTGAGGCGATCGCGCTCGGCGTGCCCGATGACGAGTGGGGCACCCGGGTCGTGGCGTATGTCGTGCCGGACGATGCGGTGTGCCTGGACGGTCTGCGGCTGGAGGGCGTCCGCGACGGCGTCGAGCAGCTGGGCCTGCCCCGCACCTGGGCGCCCCGCGAGATCGTCCTGCTCGACGGGCTGCCGCTGCTGCCCGGCGGCAAGATCGACCGCCAGGCCCTGCAGCGCCGCGCCCGCGGCGGTGCCTGA
- the cds1 gene encoding L-cysteine desulfhydrase Cds1: MPKTSTESRAWIAEAIRRVDADANRSADTHLHVLPIPVPGIELYLKDESVHPTGSLKHRLARSLFLYALCNGWLGPESTVIEASSGSTAVSEAYFARLIGLPFVAVMPATTSPEKIALIEFYGGRCHLVDDPGTVYDVARELADACGGHYMDQFTYAERATDWRGNNNIAESIYQQMSAEPHPCPTWIVVSAGTGGTSATIGRYVRYRRLETRVAVADPENSAFFGGWAADRSDVTTGQPSRIEGIGRMRVEPSFVGGVIDDMVQVPDAASIATMRWVSGILGRPVGGSTGTNVWASLELIGRMRDEGEDGSVVTLLCDGGERYAHTYYDDAWLAAKGIDIAPYSAALAEFAATGTLPR, encoded by the coding sequence GTGCCGAAGACGTCGACTGAGAGTCGCGCCTGGATCGCCGAGGCGATCCGCCGGGTCGACGCCGACGCCAACCGCAGCGCCGACACCCACCTGCACGTCCTGCCCATCCCGGTGCCGGGCATCGAGCTGTACCTCAAGGACGAGTCGGTGCACCCCACCGGCAGCCTCAAGCACCGACTGGCGCGCTCGCTGTTCCTGTATGCCCTCTGCAATGGCTGGCTCGGCCCGGAGTCGACGGTCATCGAGGCGTCCAGCGGCTCGACCGCGGTCAGCGAGGCGTACTTCGCCCGCCTGATCGGGCTGCCGTTCGTGGCGGTCATGCCGGCGACCACGAGCCCCGAGAAGATCGCGCTGATCGAGTTCTACGGCGGTCGCTGCCACCTGGTGGACGACCCGGGCACGGTCTACGACGTCGCTCGCGAGCTCGCGGACGCGTGCGGCGGGCACTACATGGACCAGTTCACGTACGCGGAGCGGGCGACGGACTGGCGCGGCAACAACAACATCGCCGAGTCGATCTACCAGCAGATGTCGGCCGAGCCGCATCCGTGTCCCACCTGGATCGTGGTCAGCGCCGGCACGGGCGGGACGTCCGCCACGATCGGCCGGTACGTCCGCTACCGCCGGCTGGAGACCCGCGTCGCGGTGGCGGACCCGGAGAACTCCGCGTTCTTCGGCGGCTGGGCGGCTGACCGCTCGGACGTCACGACGGGGCAGCCGTCCCGTATCGAGGGCATCGGCCGGATGCGGGTCGAGCCGTCGTTCGTCGGCGGCGTCATCGACGACATGGTCCAGGTGCCCGATGCCGCCTCGATCGCGACGATGCGCTGGGTCTCGGGCATCCTGGGGCGCCCGGTCGGCGGGTCGACGGGCACGAACGTGTGGGCCTCGCTGGAGCTCATCGGGCGCATGCGCGACGAGGGTGAGGACGGCAGCGTCGTGACCCTGCTGTGCGACGGCGGGGAGCGGTACGCGCACACCTACTACGACGACGCGTGGCTCGCCGCGAAGGGCATCGACATCGCGCCCTACAGCGCCGCCCTGGCCGAGTTCGCCGCCACCGGCACCCTCCCGCGCTGA
- a CDS encoding ABC transporter permease: MTPLLSLSRAMLKGFFRDRMAFFFSIVFPLMFLVLFGGIFTNDGASRADIIQVGQVSVLDRAPKELTYYLDESLEITKSSDLKDAVEQVRKGDADAVVSQDGDRLVLRYSQADQVVAATLQGTFQSIIQTANLAATGQPPKFSLRTDQVEDDSLEAIQYYTPGLMGWAIASGATFGAATNLVAWRKNGLLRRLRLAPVPTSSVVVARVAVSIAIALVQAVIFLGVGVAFFGLRLTGSWPMIIPLLICGTLAFMAIGLLAGAVARTEEAAVGIANFVVLPMAFLSGSFFSLDGAPGYVTAVSKVLPLKHLNQGMLDTMVRGEGPSSALVPMAILLGFAIVLTAVASRLFRWDR; the protein is encoded by the coding sequence ATGACACCGCTCCTGAGCCTGTCGCGGGCGATGCTCAAGGGATTCTTCCGCGACCGGATGGCCTTCTTCTTCTCGATCGTCTTCCCGCTGATGTTCCTGGTGCTGTTCGGCGGCATCTTCACCAACGACGGTGCGTCGCGGGCCGACATCATCCAGGTCGGCCAGGTCTCGGTCCTCGACCGGGCGCCGAAGGAGCTGACCTACTATCTCGACGAGAGCCTGGAGATCACCAAGTCATCCGATCTGAAGGACGCGGTCGAGCAGGTCCGCAAGGGCGATGCCGACGCCGTGGTGAGCCAGGACGGCGACCGGCTCGTGCTGCGCTACTCGCAGGCCGACCAGGTCGTCGCGGCGACGTTGCAGGGCACGTTCCAGTCGATCATCCAGACGGCCAATCTTGCCGCGACCGGGCAGCCGCCGAAGTTCAGCCTCCGGACCGACCAGGTCGAGGACGACTCGCTCGAGGCGATCCAGTACTACACACCCGGCCTGATGGGCTGGGCGATCGCCTCCGGCGCGACGTTCGGCGCGGCCACCAACCTGGTGGCCTGGCGCAAGAACGGGCTGCTGCGCCGGCTGCGTCTGGCGCCCGTGCCGACCAGCTCGGTCGTGGTGGCACGTGTCGCGGTGTCGATCGCGATCGCGCTCGTCCAGGCGGTGATCTTCCTGGGCGTCGGCGTCGCGTTCTTCGGCCTGAGGCTCACCGGTTCGTGGCCGATGATCATCCCGTTGCTGATCTGCGGCACCCTGGCCTTCATGGCGATCGGCCTGCTGGCCGGGGCGGTCGCCCGCACCGAGGAGGCCGCCGTCGGCATCGCCAACTTCGTCGTGCTGCCGATGGCATTCCTGTCCGGCTCGTTCTTCTCCCTGGACGGGGCGCCCGGATATGTCACGGCGGTCAGCAAGGTCCTGCCGCTCAAGCACCTCAACCAGGGCATGCTCGACACGATGGTGCGGGGCGAGGGGCCGTCGTCGGCGCTCGTCCCGATGGCCATCCTGCTCGGTTTCGCGATCGTGCTGACCGCCGTCGCGAGCCGGCTGTTCCGCTGGGACCGCTGA
- a CDS encoding DUF4229 domain-containing protein: MKAFWTYTLARFAVFGVCFAIVWGVSQIWLETNTVSTIWVLLISLVISSIISIFLLAGLRDRLAQDVHDRASRMTTRIEESRRAEDVD; encoded by the coding sequence ATGAAGGCTTTCTGGACGTACACTCTGGCCCGGTTCGCGGTGTTCGGGGTGTGCTTCGCGATCGTGTGGGGCGTGTCCCAGATCTGGCTCGAGACGAACACGGTCTCCACCATCTGGGTCCTGCTGATCTCGCTCGTCATCTCCTCGATCATCTCGATCTTCCTGCTCGCAGGTCTGCGTGACCGGCTCGCGCAGGACGTCCACGATCGGGCCTCCCGGATGACGACGCGCATCGAGGAGTCCCGCCGTGCCGAAGACGTCGACTGA
- a CDS encoding 1,4-dihydroxy-2-naphthoate polyprenyltransferase has translation MSPAQIWLAGARPRTLPAAVAPVLAGTGAAAYSDSVVWWKALLALGVSVALQIGVNYANDYSDGIKGTDDDRVGPLRLVGSGLVPARTVKTAALAFLGLGGILGFALAATTSWWLLLVGVVALAAAWTYTGGPSPYGYRALGEISVFVFFGLVAVLGTAYVQVEDITQVAVAASIGIGALACQILVANNLRDIPTDSVTGKRTLAVVLGDSGTRRLFGFLGFLAIAMLVWAAFSTPWALLGLICLPLLGRGAAVVASGAKGMDLIPVLRDAGLAELLYAAGLAIGLWIGA, from the coding sequence CTGTCCCCCGCCCAGATCTGGCTCGCGGGCGCCCGCCCACGCACGCTGCCGGCAGCCGTCGCGCCCGTGCTGGCGGGCACGGGTGCGGCTGCCTACTCCGACAGCGTCGTGTGGTGGAAGGCACTGCTGGCGCTGGGCGTCTCCGTCGCCCTGCAGATCGGCGTCAACTACGCCAACGACTACTCCGACGGCATCAAGGGCACCGATGACGACCGGGTCGGCCCCCTGCGGCTCGTCGGTTCGGGACTGGTCCCGGCCCGCACCGTCAAGACCGCGGCGCTGGCCTTCCTCGGTCTCGGCGGCATCCTCGGCTTCGCCCTCGCGGCGACCACATCATGGTGGCTGCTGCTGGTGGGCGTCGTCGCCCTGGCGGCCGCGTGGACGTACACCGGCGGCCCGTCGCCGTACGGCTACCGGGCACTCGGAGAGATCAGCGTCTTCGTCTTCTTCGGCCTCGTGGCAGTGCTGGGCACGGCCTACGTCCAGGTCGAGGACATCACCCAGGTCGCCGTCGCGGCATCCATCGGCATCGGGGCACTGGCCTGCCAGATCCTGGTGGCCAACAACCTGCGCGACATCCCCACGGACTCGGTGACCGGCAAGCGGACGCTCGCGGTCGTGCTCGGCGACTCCGGCACGCGCCGGCTGTTCGGATTCCTGGGCTTCCTGGCGATCGCGATGCTGGTGTGGGCCGCCTTCTCGACCCCGTGGGCCCTGCTGGGCCTGATCTGCCTGCCGCTGCTCGGCCGCGGCGCGGCCGTCGTGGCGTCCGGCGCCAAGGGCATGGACCTGATCCCCGTCCTGCGCGACGCCGGGCTGGCCGAGCTGCTGTACGCCGCCGGACTCGCGATCGGTCTGTGGATCGGCGCCTGA
- a CDS encoding SDR family oxidoreductase, which translates to MTRIAIVGGHGKIARLLIPVLAEAGHQPVALVRNPDHTAELEDLGAEVALLDIEKSGEDDFAKAFDGAGAIVFAAGGGADGNVERKKTVDLGGSLKSIAGAGTAGVRRFVQISAMGVDEPVGDDVEDAWRAYVDAKRDADIALRDSDLDWTIIRPGALTDDAPTGRIQLAERAERSQVPRADVAAVIAAVLDDPRTHGKQWELVSGDTPIADAITAAVR; encoded by the coding sequence ATGACCCGAATCGCCATCGTCGGGGGCCACGGCAAGATCGCGCGCCTCCTCATCCCCGTCCTGGCCGAGGCCGGCCACCAGCCCGTCGCCCTCGTCCGCAATCCCGACCACACCGCCGAGCTGGAGGACCTCGGCGCCGAGGTCGCCCTGCTGGACATCGAGAAGTCCGGCGAGGACGACTTCGCCAAGGCCTTCGACGGCGCAGGCGCCATCGTGTTCGCCGCAGGCGGCGGTGCTGACGGCAACGTCGAGCGCAAGAAGACCGTCGACCTCGGCGGATCGCTGAAGTCGATCGCCGGGGCCGGCACCGCCGGCGTCCGCCGATTCGTGCAGATCTCCGCGATGGGCGTCGACGAGCCCGTCGGCGATGACGTCGAGGACGCCTGGCGGGCCTACGTCGACGCCAAGCGCGACGCCGACATCGCGCTGCGCGACAGCGACCTGGACTGGACCATCATCCGTCCCGGCGCCCTGACCGATGACGCCCCGACCGGCCGGATCCAGCTGGCCGAGCGGGCCGAACGCTCGCAGGTGCCGCGCGCCGACGTCGCAGCCGTCATCGCCGCGGTGCTGGACGATCCACGCACCCACGGCAAGCAGTGGGAGCTCGTCAGCGGCGACACCCCGATCGCCGACGCGATCACCGCCGCCGTCCGCTGA
- the menD gene encoding 2-succinyl-5-enolpyruvyl-6-hydroxy-3-cyclohexene-1-carboxylate synthase, producing the protein MSSTGDAKQLIQVLVAAGVREAVLSPGSRSGPLALGFLAADRAGAIRLHVRVDEREAAFLALGMAKASRRLVPVVTTSGTAVANLHPAMLEALHADVPVLAVTADRPGRLRGTGANQTTDQRQIFPGVPFTDRVDGITGTVQHLNLELDEPLIEPVEWDVTPQAAPDPARTDRAQAAPERLPLGPRTVVVAGDDARQPARILALDARWPLLAEPSSGSRNGEALVAYRQLLAHSPLAAGIERVVSFGHVTLTRPVTRLLARTDIPIIHVGTQDTFPVPAGDNVTFVDRVEADGQDAPVWLAAWLADDALATTVIDEITPGTPYEVARAVNAAVPPGGLLLVGSSSPIRDLDLVARPYPVGEKRLIIANRGLAGIDGVLSSAIGAALARPSTRAIAYVGDLTFLHGSNGLLIAPGEPRPDLTIVVASDDGGSIFSTLEQGAPEYAESFERVYATPTGADIAALCAGYGVPHRVLAAGDLPSALAEEVAGIRVLEVPVDRSGRRELEARVAAEVRAVLKP; encoded by the coding sequence ATGAGCTCGACGGGCGACGCCAAGCAGCTCATCCAGGTGCTGGTCGCGGCCGGCGTCCGCGAGGCCGTGCTGTCACCGGGATCCCGGTCCGGGCCGCTGGCCCTCGGCTTCCTCGCCGCCGACCGGGCCGGCGCGATCCGCCTGCACGTCCGGGTCGACGAGCGGGAGGCCGCCTTCCTGGCCCTCGGCATGGCCAAGGCGTCCCGTCGGCTGGTGCCGGTCGTCACGACGTCCGGCACGGCCGTGGCGAATCTGCACCCCGCGATGCTCGAGGCGCTGCACGCGGACGTGCCGGTGCTCGCGGTGACCGCCGACCGCCCGGGCCGGCTGCGCGGCACGGGCGCCAACCAGACCACCGACCAGCGGCAGATCTTTCCCGGCGTGCCGTTCACCGACCGCGTCGACGGGATCACCGGCACGGTGCAGCACCTCAACCTCGAGCTGGACGAGCCGTTGATCGAACCGGTCGAGTGGGACGTGACGCCCCAGGCCGCCCCCGATCCCGCCCGGACGGACCGGGCGCAAGCAGCTCCCGAGCGCCTGCCGCTGGGACCGCGCACCGTCGTCGTCGCCGGCGACGACGCGCGCCAGCCCGCCCGGATCCTGGCCCTCGACGCGCGCTGGCCGCTGCTGGCCGAGCCCAGCTCGGGCTCCCGCAACGGCGAGGCCCTCGTGGCGTACCGGCAGCTGCTCGCGCACTCGCCGCTGGCCGCCGGCATCGAGCGGGTGGTCAGCTTCGGGCACGTGACGCTGACGCGTCCGGTGACCCGGCTGCTGGCCCGGACCGACATCCCGATCATCCACGTGGGGACGCAGGACACGTTCCCGGTGCCGGCCGGCGACAACGTCACGTTCGTCGATCGGGTCGAGGCCGACGGGCAGGACGCTCCGGTCTGGCTCGCGGCCTGGCTGGCCGATGACGCCCTCGCGACCACGGTCATCGACGAGATCACCCCGGGCACCCCGTACGAGGTGGCCCGCGCCGTGAACGCCGCGGTCCCACCGGGCGGACTGCTGCTCGTCGGATCGTCCAGCCCGATCCGTGACCTGGACCTGGTCGCCCGTCCGTACCCGGTCGGGGAGAAGCGGCTGATCATCGCGAACCGCGGACTGGCCGGCATCGACGGCGTCCTGTCCAGCGCGATCGGCGCCGCGCTGGCCCGGCCCTCGACCCGCGCGATCGCCTACGTCGGCGACCTGACCTTCCTGCACGGCAGCAACGGGCTGCTGATCGCCCCGGGGGAGCCTCGCCCCGACCTGACGATCGTGGTCGCCTCCGACGACGGTGGCAGCATCTTCTCGACCCTGGAGCAGGGCGCACCGGAGTACGCCGAGTCGTTCGAGCGCGTCTACGCGACACCGACCGGCGCCGACATCGCCGCGCTGTGCGCCGGGTACGGCGTCCCGCACCGTGTCCTGGCGGCCGGCGACCTGCCGTCGGCGCTGGCCGAGGAGGTCGCCGGCATACGCGTCCTCGAGGTCCCGGTCGACCGGAGCGGGCGGCGCGAGCTCGAGGCGCGGGTGGCCGCGGAAGTTCGGGCCGTCCTGAAACCGTGA
- a CDS encoding PLD nuclease N-terminal domain-containing protein — MSLDDTVEPMGKAVLLVLGVVLVVYAIFDLLATPKDQVRLLPKLVWFVVVFIPFAGALLWIFFGHANAVPPPKPRDTGGSNRPPGPRGPDDDPDYLRNL, encoded by the coding sequence TTGTCCCTCGACGATACGGTGGAGCCCATGGGCAAGGCTGTTCTTCTCGTGCTGGGCGTCGTGCTCGTCGTCTATGCGATCTTCGATCTGCTGGCGACCCCGAAGGACCAGGTGCGGCTGCTGCCCAAGCTCGTGTGGTTCGTGGTGGTGTTCATCCCGTTCGCGGGCGCGCTGCTGTGGATCTTCTTCGGCCACGCCAATGCCGTCCCGCCGCCGAAGCCGCGCGACACGGGAGGCTCGAACCGTCCCCCGGGGCCTCGCGGCCCCGATGACGACCCGGACTACCTGCGCAACCTCTGA
- a CDS encoding o-succinylbenzoate synthase yields the protein MQPRTFSIPMPTRFRGITRREGMVFEGPAGWAEFSPFLDYDARESAPWLAAAIDSAEREWPQPLRTHVPVNCTVPAVGPEQAAAIVRRSGCSTAKVKVAEKGQRLADDIERVEAVRDAIGAGGRVRVDANGGWSVDEAVGAITALTIAAHGLEYVEQPCASVEDLAAVRRRVDVPIAADESIRRADDPFRVVELEAADIAVLKVAPLGGVHACLRIAEQIGLPVVVSSAVDTSIGLAAGLALAAALPELPYACGLGTTSLLDGDVVAHPLVPVDGLLPVGRQQLDPAAYEAVAADDETDARWQARLSAVRAVLA from the coding sequence GTGCAGCCGCGAACCTTCTCCATCCCGATGCCGACCCGGTTCCGCGGGATCACGCGGCGCGAGGGGATGGTCTTCGAGGGCCCGGCCGGCTGGGCGGAGTTCAGCCCGTTCCTGGACTACGACGCCCGCGAGAGCGCCCCCTGGCTGGCCGCCGCGATCGACTCGGCCGAGCGGGAGTGGCCGCAGCCCCTGCGCACCCACGTGCCGGTCAACTGCACCGTGCCCGCCGTCGGTCCCGAGCAGGCCGCGGCGATCGTGCGCCGCAGCGGCTGCAGCACCGCCAAGGTCAAGGTCGCCGAGAAGGGGCAGCGCCTGGCCGACGACATCGAGCGCGTCGAGGCGGTCCGCGACGCCATCGGAGCGGGCGGCCGGGTGCGGGTCGACGCCAACGGCGGCTGGTCCGTCGACGAGGCGGTCGGTGCGATCACGGCCCTCACCATCGCGGCCCACGGACTGGAGTACGTCGAGCAGCCCTGCGCATCCGTCGAGGACCTCGCAGCGGTGCGCCGCCGGGTCGACGTCCCGATCGCCGCGGACGAGTCGATCCGCCGCGCGGACGACCCGTTCCGCGTCGTCGAGCTGGAGGCCGCCGACATCGCCGTCCTGAAGGTCGCGCCGCTCGGCGGCGTGCACGCCTGCCTGCGCATCGCCGAGCAGATCGGGCTGCCGGTCGTGGTGTCCAGCGCCGTCGACACCTCGATCGGTCTGGCCGCCGGCCTGGCCCTGGCCGCAGCCCTGCCGGAGCTGCCGTACGCCTGTGGCCTCGGCACGACCTCGCTGCTGGACGGGGACGTCGTGGCACACCCGCTGGTGCCTGTGGACGGGCTGCTGCCGGTCGGACGCCAGCAGCTCGACCCGGCCGCGTACGAGGCCGTCGCCGCCGACGACGAGACCGATGCTCGCTGGCAGGCCCGGCTCTCGGCCGTCCGGGCGGTGCTGGCATGA